In a genomic window of Anomalospiza imberbis isolate Cuckoo-Finch-1a 21T00152 chromosome 5, ASM3175350v1, whole genome shotgun sequence:
- the RPS19BP1 gene encoding active regulator of SIRT1, translating to MSASLLRRGLELLEPPGRAKAPPGLQRGRAGPGAAGAARRRKRAPEPSRNKATVKGRVVKSAIEEYHKKKPVNHLRENLKYMLKGRLVADKAVTEQVLAQNRGRKSKDQPPEKTEKKKPEGTVFTEEDFRKFEREYFGIP from the exons aTGTCGGCATCGCTGCTGCGCCGcggcctggagctgctggagccgcCGG GCCGGGCGAAGGCGCCGCCGGGACTCCAGCGaggccgggccggccccggggcggcgggcgcggcgagGCGGAGGAAGAGGGCCCCGGAGCCCAGCAGGAACAAGGCCACGGTCAAGGGCAGAGTCGTGAAGTCGGCGATAG AGGAGTACCATAAAAAGAAGCCTGTGAATCACTTGAGAGAAAACCTGAAGTACATGTTAAAGGGACGGCTTGTTGCAGACAAGGCTGTCACAGAACAA GTTCTTGCTCAGAACAGAGGCAGGAAGTCCAAAGATCAGCCTCcagagaagacagaaaagaagaagCCCGAAGGCACTGTGTTTACTGAGGAAGATTTCCGTAAATTTGAGAGGGAATACTTTGGAATCCCATAA